A genomic segment from Spinacia oleracea cultivar Varoflay chromosome 3, BTI_SOV_V1, whole genome shotgun sequence encodes:
- the LOC110779602 gene encoding growth-regulating factor 1 isoform X1 has translation MDFGLVGSVDSSEQQQILEGKPNGSGLLIKQERPDPFGDEDNNRAAKMVKRGQDLGLRSDNNNVNVLPKQQMLSFSSSNKPQQLSFLGSKDVGFIAADNNNNNNNNNNTNAQNLFLSYFQHQPPPPSAPNYSRTPAGFNPGNLNGNMHGSFTGIRGPFTPAQWIELEHQAMIYKYLTANVPVPHNLLIPIRKALCSSVFPGFSIGSYPPHSYGWGAFHLGFSGNTDPEPGRCRRTDGKKWRCSRDAVPDQKYCERHINRGRHRSRKPVEGLTGQAASGPTNTKEVPAMSMPSSLVTSSGGASNSSTVTIAHHHHHVKPLQPSGATNATTDSIVNRFHDEQGLSVSVMPPPTTMNLKTNDTSFSLDDSSQSEFGLVSTDSLLNPTQKSYNNSSSSSSILGFNSQQTQDQQYPLRHFMDVWPKDNSTRSTIPWPEDLKSDWTQLSMSIPNQENKTAVSPLRLSRELDPSETGLGLDETGMKQQNAWIPISWGNNNNNNNSMGGPLGEVLNNTSKNIMTSALNLKGSDQRCGGGGGGGSPQLGSSPTGVLQKSTYVSLSNSSSAEGGASPCDDIFGLAAHASSTFVPSM, from the exons ATGGATTTCGGGTTGGTGGGTTCTGTAGATTCTTCAGAGCAGCAGCAAATACTAGAAGGGAAACCCAATGGATCTGGGTTACTCATCAAGCAAGAAAGACCCGACCCGTTTGGAGATGAAGATAACAACAGGGCTGCAAAAATGGTGAAAAGGGGTCAAGATTTGGGGCTGAGATCTGATAATAATAATGTTAATGTACTCCCAAAACAACAAATGTTGAGCTTTTCTTCTTCAAATAAACCTCAACAACTGAGCTTTCTGGGTTCTAAAGATGTCGGATTCATTGCAgcagataataataataataataacaataataataatacaaatGCACAAAATCTTTTCTTGTCTTATTTTCAGCAccaacctcctcctccttctGCTCCTAATTACTCCAGAACTCCTGCTG GGTTTAATCCAGGAAACTTGAATGGGAACATGCATGGATCATTTACAGGGATAAGAGGACCATTTACACCAGCTCAATGGATAGAATTAGAACATCAGGCAATGATATACAAGTATCTAACAGCTAATGTTCCTGTTCCTCATAATTTGCTCATTCCTATTAGGAAAGCCTTATGTTCTTCTGTCTTTCCTGGCTTCTCTATTGGATCTTATCCTCCCCATTCAT ATGGATGGGGTGCTTTCCATCTAGGATTTTCCGGCAACACCGACCCCGAGCCGGGGAGGTGTCGCAGGACCGATGGGAAGAAATGGCGGTGCTCAAGGGACGCAGTCCCCGACCAGAAATATTGTGAAAGACATATCAACAGAGGTCGCCATCGTTCAAGAAAGCCTGTGGAAGGCCTCACTGGCCAAGCTGCCTCTGGACCCACTAACACCAAGGAGGTTCCAGCGATGTCTATGCCATCATCGCTGGTAACATCCAGTGGCGGTGCCTCCAACAGTAGTACTGTTACTATAGCACATCACCACCACCACGTCAAACCCTTGCAGCCTAGTGGTGCCACCAATGCTACTACTGATTCAATTGTTAACCG CTTTCATGATGAGCAGGGTCTGTCTGTGTCCGTAATGCCTCCTCCTACAACCATGAATTTGAAAACAAACGACACCTCATTTTCCTTAGACGATTCCTCGCAATCAGAATTCGGACTTGTTTCGACAGATTCACTCCTCAACCCAACACAGAAAAGCTACAACaattcttcttcatcttcttcaatctTGGGGTTCAATTCTCAGCAAACACAAGACCAACAATACCCACTCAGACACTTTATGGACGTCTGGCCCAAAGACAACTCAACCCGCTCAACCATCCCCTGGCCCGAAGACCTTAAATCAGACTGGACTCAACTCTCCATGTCTATCCCCAATCAAGAGAACAAAACAGCTGTTTCACCCTTGAGGCTTTCTCGTGAACTTGACCCGTCTGAAACGGGTTTGGGTTTGGATGAAACGGGCATGAAACAGCAAAATGCATGGATCCCGATTTCATggggaaataataataataataataactcaaTGGGTGGTCCTTTAGGGGAAGTGTTGAACAATACGAGTAAAAATATCATGACATCAGCCCTAAATCTCAAGGGTAGTGATCAACGatgtggcggtggtggtggtggtgggagtCCTCAACTCGGGTCATCTCCGACCGGGGTGTTGCAGAAGTCTACGTATGTTTCACTTTCCAACAGTAGCTCCGCTGAAGGTGGTGCTAGTCCGTGTGATGATATCTTTGGTTTAGCTGCTCATGCTAGCTCTACTTTCGTCCCCTCCATGTAA
- the LOC110779602 gene encoding growth-regulating factor 1 isoform X2, with the protein MDFGLVGSVDSSEQQQILEGKPNGSGLLIKQERPDPFGDEDNNRAAKMVKRGQDLGLRSDNNNVNVLPKQQMLSFSSSNKPQQLSFLGSKDVGFIAADNNNNNNNNNNTNAQNLFLSYFQHQPPPPSAPNYSRTPAGNLNGNMHGSFTGIRGPFTPAQWIELEHQAMIYKYLTANVPVPHNLLIPIRKALCSSVFPGFSIGSYPPHSYGWGAFHLGFSGNTDPEPGRCRRTDGKKWRCSRDAVPDQKYCERHINRGRHRSRKPVEGLTGQAASGPTNTKEVPAMSMPSSLVTSSGGASNSSTVTIAHHHHHVKPLQPSGATNATTDSIVNRFHDEQGLSVSVMPPPTTMNLKTNDTSFSLDDSSQSEFGLVSTDSLLNPTQKSYNNSSSSSSILGFNSQQTQDQQYPLRHFMDVWPKDNSTRSTIPWPEDLKSDWTQLSMSIPNQENKTAVSPLRLSRELDPSETGLGLDETGMKQQNAWIPISWGNNNNNNNSMGGPLGEVLNNTSKNIMTSALNLKGSDQRCGGGGGGGSPQLGSSPTGVLQKSTYVSLSNSSSAEGGASPCDDIFGLAAHASSTFVPSM; encoded by the exons ATGGATTTCGGGTTGGTGGGTTCTGTAGATTCTTCAGAGCAGCAGCAAATACTAGAAGGGAAACCCAATGGATCTGGGTTACTCATCAAGCAAGAAAGACCCGACCCGTTTGGAGATGAAGATAACAACAGGGCTGCAAAAATGGTGAAAAGGGGTCAAGATTTGGGGCTGAGATCTGATAATAATAATGTTAATGTACTCCCAAAACAACAAATGTTGAGCTTTTCTTCTTCAAATAAACCTCAACAACTGAGCTTTCTGGGTTCTAAAGATGTCGGATTCATTGCAgcagataataataataataataacaataataataatacaaatGCACAAAATCTTTTCTTGTCTTATTTTCAGCAccaacctcctcctccttctGCTCCTAATTACTCCAGAACTCCTGCTG GAAACTTGAATGGGAACATGCATGGATCATTTACAGGGATAAGAGGACCATTTACACCAGCTCAATGGATAGAATTAGAACATCAGGCAATGATATACAAGTATCTAACAGCTAATGTTCCTGTTCCTCATAATTTGCTCATTCCTATTAGGAAAGCCTTATGTTCTTCTGTCTTTCCTGGCTTCTCTATTGGATCTTATCCTCCCCATTCAT ATGGATGGGGTGCTTTCCATCTAGGATTTTCCGGCAACACCGACCCCGAGCCGGGGAGGTGTCGCAGGACCGATGGGAAGAAATGGCGGTGCTCAAGGGACGCAGTCCCCGACCAGAAATATTGTGAAAGACATATCAACAGAGGTCGCCATCGTTCAAGAAAGCCTGTGGAAGGCCTCACTGGCCAAGCTGCCTCTGGACCCACTAACACCAAGGAGGTTCCAGCGATGTCTATGCCATCATCGCTGGTAACATCCAGTGGCGGTGCCTCCAACAGTAGTACTGTTACTATAGCACATCACCACCACCACGTCAAACCCTTGCAGCCTAGTGGTGCCACCAATGCTACTACTGATTCAATTGTTAACCG CTTTCATGATGAGCAGGGTCTGTCTGTGTCCGTAATGCCTCCTCCTACAACCATGAATTTGAAAACAAACGACACCTCATTTTCCTTAGACGATTCCTCGCAATCAGAATTCGGACTTGTTTCGACAGATTCACTCCTCAACCCAACACAGAAAAGCTACAACaattcttcttcatcttcttcaatctTGGGGTTCAATTCTCAGCAAACACAAGACCAACAATACCCACTCAGACACTTTATGGACGTCTGGCCCAAAGACAACTCAACCCGCTCAACCATCCCCTGGCCCGAAGACCTTAAATCAGACTGGACTCAACTCTCCATGTCTATCCCCAATCAAGAGAACAAAACAGCTGTTTCACCCTTGAGGCTTTCTCGTGAACTTGACCCGTCTGAAACGGGTTTGGGTTTGGATGAAACGGGCATGAAACAGCAAAATGCATGGATCCCGATTTCATggggaaataataataataataataactcaaTGGGTGGTCCTTTAGGGGAAGTGTTGAACAATACGAGTAAAAATATCATGACATCAGCCCTAAATCTCAAGGGTAGTGATCAACGatgtggcggtggtggtggtggtgggagtCCTCAACTCGGGTCATCTCCGACCGGGGTGTTGCAGAAGTCTACGTATGTTTCACTTTCCAACAGTAGCTCCGCTGAAGGTGGTGCTAGTCCGTGTGATGATATCTTTGGTTTAGCTGCTCATGCTAGCTCTACTTTCGTCCCCTCCATGTAA